One Cellulomonas sp. NS3 genomic region harbors:
- a CDS encoding RICIN domain-containing protein: MPALPRLHSPAAHRTGTPTRSRAHHVLRRIVAAAGAAVLVAAALVVPTAPATAVGEDTVRNPLLPDGADPWLQFHDGNYYLATTTWSSQLVMRKSPTLAGLRGAAPVHVWSETAADSGFNFWAPEFHRLTGPNGTRWYLMYTSGTSANLDGQKLRVLESAGDDPMGPYTFRSTPMPNSWNIDGSYLTVGNQLYLLWSEWQGPDQSLWISRMTNPWTVTGARVLISRPTHGWETQGGRTNEAPEVIQRGGRTHVVYSASSCNTPDYKLGLLTLTGSDPLSASSWTKRSTPVFERGNGVYGPGHNGFFRSPDGTQDWIVYHGNASASQGCGDTRSTRAQPFTWASDSTPVLGAPASTSTDLAVPSGEKGPITAAVEGAAYTLVNRSTARCAGVTGSSGADGADVAQYGCDTASSRWVLDPTADGYYRLVNKASNKVVDVADCGSADGTDVRQWAWLDNQCQQWQVTPTSDGWSRLTNRATGKVLDLADCGAADATNIRIWSSTGSTCQQWRLAPAGTLAVVSSQSGKVLDVADCSTASGAAVRSWAWNGAACQRWTFAHTDNGYYRVQPASSPGSCLVVASGSTADGAALRQGACSATGSQWRVEPLADGSVRLVARHSGKVLDLSGCGLANGNALVQWPWLDNICQRFTLRTV; the protein is encoded by the coding sequence ATGCCTGCACTCCCCCGCCTGCACTCCCCCGCCGCCCACCGCACCGGCACGCCCACCCGGAGCCGCGCCCACCACGTGCTGCGCCGCATCGTCGCCGCCGCGGGTGCAGCCGTGCTCGTCGCCGCGGCGCTCGTCGTCCCCACCGCCCCCGCCACGGCCGTCGGCGAGGACACCGTCCGCAACCCGCTCCTGCCCGACGGCGCCGACCCGTGGCTGCAGTTCCACGACGGCAACTACTACCTCGCGACGACCACCTGGAGCTCGCAGCTCGTCATGCGCAAGTCCCCGACGCTGGCCGGGCTGCGGGGCGCCGCACCCGTGCACGTCTGGTCGGAGACCGCGGCCGACAGCGGGTTCAACTTCTGGGCGCCCGAGTTCCACCGGCTGACCGGGCCCAACGGCACCCGCTGGTACCTCATGTACACCTCGGGGACGAGCGCGAACCTCGACGGGCAGAAGCTCCGCGTGCTCGAGAGCGCGGGCGACGACCCGATGGGCCCGTACACGTTCAGGAGCACGCCGATGCCGAACAGCTGGAACATCGACGGCAGCTACCTGACGGTCGGCAACCAGCTCTACCTGCTGTGGTCCGAGTGGCAGGGCCCTGACCAGAGCCTGTGGATCTCCCGCATGACCAACCCGTGGACCGTCACGGGCGCGCGCGTGCTCATCTCGCGGCCCACGCACGGCTGGGAGACGCAGGGCGGACGGACCAACGAGGCCCCCGAGGTGATCCAGCGGGGCGGCCGGACGCACGTCGTGTACTCGGCGAGCTCCTGCAACACCCCCGACTACAAGCTCGGCCTGCTCACGCTCACCGGGAGCGACCCCCTGTCGGCGTCGTCCTGGACCAAGCGCTCGACGCCGGTCTTCGAGCGTGGCAACGGTGTGTACGGCCCGGGCCACAACGGGTTCTTCCGGTCCCCCGACGGGACCCAGGACTGGATCGTCTACCACGGCAACGCGTCGGCCTCCCAGGGCTGCGGCGACACCCGCTCGACCCGCGCCCAGCCGTTCACGTGGGCGTCGGACAGCACCCCCGTCCTCGGCGCTCCCGCCTCGACGAGCACCGACCTCGCCGTCCCGTCCGGGGAGAAGGGCCCGATCACCGCGGCGGTCGAGGGTGCCGCGTACACGCTCGTCAACCGCAGCACCGCTCGCTGCGCCGGCGTGACCGGGAGCTCGGGGGCCGACGGCGCCGACGTCGCCCAGTACGGCTGCGACACCGCGTCGAGCCGCTGGGTCCTCGACCCGACCGCCGACGGGTACTACCGGCTCGTCAACAAGGCGAGCAACAAGGTCGTCGACGTCGCGGACTGCGGCTCGGCGGACGGCACGGACGTGCGCCAGTGGGCGTGGCTCGACAACCAGTGCCAGCAGTGGCAGGTCACCCCGACGAGCGACGGCTGGTCGCGGCTCACCAACCGCGCGACCGGCAAGGTGCTCGACCTGGCCGACTGCGGCGCCGCGGACGCCACGAACATCCGGATCTGGTCCTCGACCGGCTCGACGTGCCAGCAGTGGCGCCTCGCCCCCGCCGGGACCCTCGCGGTCGTGAGCAGCCAGAGCGGCAAGGTGCTCGACGTGGCCGACTGCTCGACGGCCTCGGGTGCGGCCGTGCGGTCCTGGGCCTGGAACGGGGCCGCGTGCCAGCGGTGGACGTTCGCGCACACCGACAACGGCTACTACCGCGTGCAGCCGGCGTCGTCGCCCGGGAGCTGCCTCGTCGTGGCCTCCGGCTCCACGGCCGACGGCGCCGCGCTGCGCCAGGGTGCGTGCTCGGCCACGGGCAGCCAGTGGCGGGTCGAACCGCTCGCCGACGGCTCGGTGCGGCTCGTGGCACGGCACTCCGGCAAGGTGCTCGACCTGTCGGGCTGCGGGCTCGCGAACGGGAACGCGCTCGTGCAGTGGCCGTGGCTGGACAACATCTGCCAGCGCTTCACCCTGCGCACCGTCTGA
- a CDS encoding pilus assembly protein CpaE, translated as MISVDRALLLHSAGLRWRPRSGDRFTLRQPDLSGEVFTISDMMIEAHEFSTGTVLGFNGTTEWALDSVAQEDAVWLPGEDQLRELLGGTFRSLTRVEDGFEVVVELPGRGPRGFRADDAGDAYADALLALVTAAVDRV; from the coding sequence ATGATCTCGGTGGACCGTGCTCTGCTGCTCCACTCGGCCGGCCTGCGCTGGCGACCGCGCTCGGGCGACCGCTTCACGCTGCGCCAGCCGGACCTCAGCGGCGAGGTCTTCACCATCTCGGACATGATGATCGAGGCGCACGAGTTCTCGACCGGCACGGTGCTGGGCTTCAACGGCACGACCGAGTGGGCGCTGGACTCCGTGGCGCAGGAGGACGCGGTCTGGCTCCCGGGCGAGGACCAGCTGCGCGAGCTGCTCGGCGGGACGTTCCGGAGCCTGACCCGGGTCGAGGACGGCTTCGAGGTCGTGGTCGAGCTGCCCGGCCGGGGCCCGCGCGGATTCCGGGCCGACGACGCCGGCGACGCGTACGCCGACGCGCTGCTCGCCCTGGTCACGGCTGCCGTCGACCGCGTCTGA
- a CDS encoding GNAT family N-acetyltransferase, translating into MGDVQVRVATGARELQDVGALTAEASHADRLHRPEDDYTVELRDAERRAQEAVLLVALVPPARGPRAGHDGSVGPGGDVRDGAYSDVRPGGSADDRARAADEAGLGGVVVGTVTVASAGTSYAEVAEPGEAEIRMLAVAPEARRRGVAEALMRSALDHAVTSGHRRVVLSTFDAMQSAQRLYRRLGFTPVPERDWQHEGVHVRVHVWEAPEAPGAPVETATWRPVETVDVGPWRLGLSGGFTRRANSVVALGEPSDVDAAIDEVQARYADAGLPAVFRVCPASRPADLGTRLRARGYETVSRTSVLVRSIDVPAGRGDDDGDAHLVLDGDAHLVLDGALHVTFADAPDDDWLRGWLAVKAHGTVALELARRVVSGAPARYVTASDAAGVVGVVRAAPAGDWVGLSCLMVAARARRRGLGRALTDLSLRDAAGRGATRAFLQVEEHNVGARDLYLGAGFEAAEVYEYRERASSGAGAPAGGC; encoded by the coding sequence GTGGGTGACGTGCAGGTCCGCGTCGCGACCGGCGCGCGCGAGCTGCAGGACGTCGGCGCGCTCACGGCCGAGGCGTCCCACGCGGACCGTCTGCACCGGCCCGAGGACGACTACACGGTCGAGCTGCGGGACGCCGAGCGCCGCGCGCAGGAGGCGGTCCTGCTCGTGGCGCTCGTGCCGCCGGCGCGCGGACCACGCGCCGGGCACGACGGCTCGGTGGGCCCGGGAGGCGACGTGCGTGACGGTGCCTATTCGGACGTCCGGCCCGGAGGCAGTGCCGATGATCGCGCGCGTGCCGCGGACGAGGCCGGGCTCGGGGGCGTCGTCGTCGGCACGGTCACGGTGGCCTCGGCCGGCACGTCCTACGCCGAGGTGGCCGAGCCGGGGGAGGCCGAGATCCGGATGCTCGCCGTCGCGCCGGAGGCCCGCCGGCGCGGGGTCGCGGAGGCCCTGATGCGCTCGGCGCTGGACCATGCCGTGACGTCGGGGCACCGCCGCGTCGTGCTCTCGACGTTCGACGCGATGCAGTCGGCCCAGCGGCTGTACCGGCGGCTGGGCTTCACGCCGGTGCCCGAGCGCGACTGGCAGCACGAGGGCGTCCACGTGCGCGTGCACGTCTGGGAGGCCCCCGAGGCGCCCGGAGCACCGGTCGAGACGGCGACGTGGCGACCCGTCGAGACGGTCGACGTCGGCCCGTGGCGCCTCGGGCTGTCCGGCGGGTTCACGCGGCGGGCCAACAGCGTCGTCGCGCTCGGTGAGCCCTCGGACGTCGACGCGGCGATCGACGAGGTCCAGGCGCGGTACGCGGACGCCGGCCTGCCCGCGGTGTTCCGGGTGTGCCCCGCGAGCCGCCCGGCGGACCTCGGGACGCGGCTCCGCGCACGCGGCTACGAGACCGTCTCTCGCACGTCGGTGCTCGTCCGGTCGATCGACGTCCCGGCGGGGCGCGGGGACGACGACGGCGACGCCCACCTCGTCCTCGACGGCGACGCCCACCTCGTCCTCGACGGCGCGCTGCACGTGACGTTCGCGGACGCACCCGACGACGACTGGCTGCGCGGCTGGCTCGCGGTCAAGGCGCACGGCACCGTCGCCCTCGAGCTGGCGCGCCGCGTCGTCTCGGGCGCCCCCGCGCGCTACGTCACGGCCTCCGACGCCGCAGGCGTGGTCGGCGTCGTCCGCGCCGCACCCGCGGGCGACTGGGTCGGGCTGTCGTGCCTCATGGTCGCCGCCCGGGCGCGGCGTCGGGGCCTGGGCCGGGCGCTCACCGACCTGAGCCTGCGTGACGCCGCCGGACGCGGTGCGACGCGGGCGTTCCTCCAGGTCGAGGAGCACAACGTGGGCGCGCGGGATCTCTACCTCGGAGCGGGCTTCGAGGCCGCGGAGGTCTACGAGTACCGCGAGCGTGCGTCGAGCGGTGCCGGCGCGCCCGCCGGTGGCTGCTGA